TTTCACCAGCAGGCAGTCGGCGTGGCCATGATAGCAGCCTTCGAATTTGACGATTTTATCGCGATGGGTGAAGCCGCGCGCCAGACGAATCGCGCTCATGGTGGCTTCGGTGCCGGAGTTGACCATGCGCACCATGTCCATGCTTGGCACCAGACCGGTGACCAGTTCGGCCATTTTGACTTCCATTTCGGTCGGCGCGCCAAAGCTCAGGCCACGTTCTGCTGCTTCAATCACCGCGCTGCGGATTTCGGCATTGTTATGACCAAGCACCATCGGGCCCCACGAACCGACATAGTCGATATACGCTTTGCCATCGGCATCAAACAGGAAAGCGCCGTCAGCGCGTGCGATGAATAATGGCACGCCGCCAACGCCGGAGAAGGCACGTACCGGCGAGTTAACACCGCCCGGGATTAGCGCTTGCGCCTGCGTGAACAGACTTTCTGACTTACTCATTATTCAACTCCTGAAATTGCTGGGTTCTGGGTAAAGAAATTTTGTTGCGCCCATTCTAGTGAACTGAGCGGCGTTATAAAACCGTAAACCGTGCTGCATTTTGTTGCTGATCCTGTCAGGGAGCCAATTTGTATGATTAAATTCATTCATCTTCCATAACCATTTCTGTATTTTTCTTTCCGTGATGAATGAATCTGAGACTGAGAATGTAGCGGGCGCGCACGTGCGCGGACCGCGTAAACGCAGCGAAGCGCTGCGCCTTTTACTCCGCCGTGACAAAACTCCGGTCACGATTTTGATCATGGCCGCACTGGTGGGCACGGTTGCTGGTCTGCTGGGCGTTGCTTTTGAAAAAACCGTGAATCTGGTGATGGCGTTGCGTCTTTCGAGCGTTGGGATGTTCAGTGATTACTGGATCCTGCTCTGGCCGCTGACCTTTGTTATCTCGGCGGTCATGGCGATGTTCGGTTATTACCTGGTGCGCAAATTCGCGCCGGAAGCGGGCGGTTCGGGGATCCCGGAAATCGAAGGCGCGCTGGAAGAGTTGCGCCCTGTTCGCTGGTGGCGGGTGATCCCGGTGAAATTTTTTGGCGGTCTGGGTACGCTCGGCGCGGGAATGGTGCTGGGCAGGGAAGGGCCGACCGTGCAGATGGGTGCCAATGTCGGGAAAATGATGTTCGATATTTTCCGTCTGCGCAGCGCAGAAGCACGCCACTCACTGCTGGCGACCGGTGCGGCGGCCGGGCTTTCTGCGGCCTTTAACGCACCGCTGGCAGGCATTTTGTTCATCCTCGAAGAGATGCGCCTGCAATTTCGTTACAGCCTGATATCGATAAAAGCGGTGTTTATCGGTGTGATCATGTCGAGCATCGTTTTCAGGATTTTCAACGGCGACGGCGCAGTGATCGAAGTGGGCAGGCTGGCCAACGCACCGCTGAATACGCTTTGGTTGTATCTGGTATTGGGGATGGTTTTTGGCGTGGTCGGCGTGATGTTTAACGCCCTGATTTTCCGCACGCAGGACATGTTTGCCCGTGTTCATGGCGGTAATCTGCGAAATATCCTGGTGATTGGCGGGATGCTGGGTGGATTTTGTGGCCTGCTCGGGCTGGTTCATCAGGAAGTCACCGGCGGCGGTTTTGCGCTGATCCCGCTGGCGGCGGCAGGAAAATACAGCCTGATGATGCTGCTGGTGATCTTTCTTGTTCGCGTGGTGACAACGCTTTTGTGCTTTGCTTCCGGCGCACCAGGCGGGATTTTCGCCCCGATGCTGGCGCTCGGCACGCTGCTGGGCACGGCATTTGGTACCGCCGCGCTGACGTGGTTCCCGCAGTACGGTATCCAGCCCGCGACGTTTGCGATAGCCGGAATGGGGGCGCTGTTTGCCGCCAGTGTCCGTGCGCCGCTCACCGGTATTGTGCTGGTTCTTGAAATGACCGATAACTATCAGCTTATTTTACCGATGATCATTACCTGCCTTGGTGCGACCCTGTTGGCGCAGTTTTTAGGCGGTAAACCCTTGTATTCCGCGATCCTGACCCGCACCTTGCAGAGGCAGGAACGTGAAAATGCAGAGAAAGCGCAGGCAGAACCCGACGCCGAAGGCACCAATAAGCAGGACAGCGCAGCAAAAAATGCCCATACTTGAACCATACTTTCAGGTATTAGATAATGAGTACATTATTCAGACAGTCAATCCGGCGGCCTGAACAAATGCGGATTGGGAGTGAGAGATTATGAGCGAAGCATTGATGAATGACACAGCCGCGTTGCCGTTACAGTTTACTGAGGCCGCGGCACGTAAGGTACAGAACCTTATTTCGGATGAAGAAAATCCAAACCTGAAGCTGCGTGTTTATATCACCGGTGGCGGTTGCAGCGGATTCCAGTACGGCTTTACCTTCGACGATAAAATTAACGACGGCGACATGACTATCGAGAAAGCCGGTGTGGCGCTGGTGGTTGACCCGATGAGCCTGCAATATCTGGTCGGCGGTTCAGTGGATTACACAGAAGGTCTGGAAGGTTCACGTTTCGTTGTGACCAACCCTAATGCTAAGACGACCTGTGGGTGCGGCTCTTCATTTAGTATTTAACTACCCTTCAAGCTCGAATGATCCAGGGTAAGAATCGTATAAATTGAAAGCCCGTTTGCTGATGCAGACGGGCTTTTTTAATGGTCAGCCGCGGGCTTTCAGGTAAGTAAGCATTCACCAAGGGGTTACCATTCAACGGTCACCAGCTTTGAATCCGTGCTGATCCCCGGTACGGCGGTGAGCATCATTTCGCTGATATGCGGTTGCATCATTGTCCGGCTGGCGCAGGTGACGGACGTGCCGCTGTGCGCAGCATCAATTTTACAGCTGGGTAAAATGGTCAGGCTGATATGAATCTCGCCACTTGTCATGCCAGCGACAGCAACCAGCGGGCTCAAAGCGAGCAACGCACTGAGTAATAAAGCTTTCATTAAATTTCTTTCCTGCTGGTGTAATAAAAATTCAGCCCAGGCTGAAAAAGTTATCGGTAAAGTTTTCGAAGCCTTTAATCCGGATTTCTTATGTTCCGGATGGAAATCACGCTTTTCTCTGACGTTTCTTTTTACTCACACGCCAGACTTTTTATATTTCGTCGTATAACAACGTTGTATAACAAAGAGATAATAATAAAGCGGGGAACGGTATTGCAGCGAAGATTTTACGCCGGACATGTTACCAGATGACAGCACTGAATTATTGATTTTGGTTAATAAAGGAACAATTCAGAAAAGTGCGACACTTAATGTTAGTAAGCATTTACCTTTCAGGCAGGGCGGCCAGTTGCGGACAAAGCTGTTGTGCCGCCAGCAAAATTCGTGGTCCGGCACGGCTGAACCAGTCTGCATCCAGCGCAATGACCTGCGCTTTAAGCAGCGAATGCCAGTAATCTTCAATGACCTGTTTTTGCGACTTTCCGCCAGAAATAACAATAACCTGTGGCTGACGGGTTAAAACCTGTTCCCGGCTGATCTGAGGCCAGGGAACGCGGCTGTCGGCAAATATGTTTTTTGCTCCGCAGACATCCAGCACTTCGCTTTGCATCGTGGCGGCAGAAGCCGTAAACAAGGGTTGCGTGCCGAACTGTATGAACGCCGGAACCGGTGTTTGCCGGTGATACTTCTGCTTAAGTGCCTGCCATTGCTGGCGAAACGTTTCTGCGGCGTTCTGCGCGGTGGCAGGAGAAGGGCTGTACGAGGCGAGTTGTTCCAGCGCCTGTGCCACCTGATCCGCATTTTGCGGGTCAAGATAGAGCACTTTGATGCCAAGAGACGTCAGCTGATCCAGCGGACGCTGAGGATTTCCGCCGCGCCAGGCGAGCACCAGATCGGGTTTAAGCGTCAGAATACGTTCGACGTTGATCCCCTGCCAGTTCGCCACCTGTTCCAGCTTGCTGGCCTGCGGCGGATAATCGGAGTAAGCACTAACTCCGACTAACTGACCACCGAGACCCGCCGCGTACGCCAGTTCTGTCAGATTGGGCGCCAGACTGACCACCCGTTGCGCCGGTGCCGCTGTGGCCGTCAGAGGCAGCCACAGGCAGCAGAGTGCCAGACAAAACCCGCGAACAATCACTCTTCTGACGCTGCCAGCGCTTTCAGCATCGCATCAACCATCAGGGTAGATTGCTGTGCTGCAACGACCAGGAACTCTTCAAAGCTCAGGTGCGATTCACCGTCTGCCACGTCAGAAATGGCGCGAACGACCACGAACGGCGTGTCAAACAGATGGCACACGTGACCGACGGCTGCCGCTTCCATTTCCACTGCCGCGACCTGCGGGAAAGTGGCGCGGATACGAGCCAGAGGCGCAGCACCATTAATGAATGCGTCGCCGCTGCACACCAGACCGCGGACGGCGTTTAAATTCAGTTCACGGATGCAGTTTTCTGCCAGCGTAATCAGTTCCGGATCCGCAGTGAAAGCCGCAGGGCAACCGGCCATCTGGCCTGGTTCATAACCAAACGCGGTGACGTCAGCATCGTGATAACGCACTTCATCAGATACCACGATATCGCCCACTTTCAGCGTTTTCGCCAGCCCACCCGCGGAACCGGTGTTGATCACCACATCAGGACGGCAATGTTCCAGCAACAGCGTGGTGCCCATCGCCGCAGACACTTTACCGATGCCAGATTTCAGCAGCGCCACGTCTACGCCGTGCAGCTGACCGGTATAGATTTCGCAGCCCGCGCGTTCGATAGTCTGACGATTGATGATTTTGTCGCGCAGCAGGGTGACTTCCTGCTCCATTGCACCGATGATGCCTACTTTCATATAAATACTCGCAGATGTGGTTGGAATAAGCCGCAGCTTGTGCGGAATTGACGGTTTAATCACGAAAACAATGGCCGATAGTCTATCATGGCTAATGACAAGAGATAATGCGTTTGGGATGCTGTCCTGGTGTCGGTTTGACGCGCGAGTGGCTGAAAAGGTGGGAAATCATGTCCGGGATCGATTTTAAAGCGAAATTCAATTTTCAGCGTCCTTTCAGCGCCCCGATTGAGGCGCGTGATGTGTACGACGTGGTTCGCCAGTTTGAAAGCGATCGCGGGCGTATTATCAACTCCGCCGCCATCCGCCGTTTGCAGCAAAAAACGCAGGTTTTTCCGCTGGAGAAAAACGCCGCCGTCCGCAGCCGTCTGACCCATTCCCTTGAAGTTCAGCAGGTTGGCCGTCATATCGCCAAAGAAGTGCTCCATCGTCTGCGCCGTCAGGGGAAACTCGAGGCATATGGCCTTGACGATGTCACCGATCCATTCGAAAGCGTGGTCGAAATGGCCTGCCTGATGCACGATATCGGCAATCCCCCGTTCGGACATTTTGGTGAATCGGCTATTAATAACTGGTTTGCCAAAAGGATGGATACTGACAGTTGTGGCGAAACGCCGCAGGAAACAGATTCCTGTATGGTGGCCTGTTTACGCCTGACGTCCGGGGACGTTGAACTCAATCAGTTGCGCAGCAAAATCCGCTACGATCTGTCTAATTTTGAAGGCAACGCGCAGGCCATCCGGCTGGTATTTACCCTGCTGAAACTCAATCTGACCTACAGCCAGACCGCCTGCATTTTGAAATATACCCGTCCGGCGTATTCGATGGCTAAACTGCCTTCCCATGATTACCTGATGAAAAAACCGGGTTTTTATCTGGCGGAAGAGCCGTTTATTAAAGAGTTGCGCAGCGAACTGAGTCTGGGTGAGTTCAACCGTTTTCCGCTCACCTACATTATGGAAGCGGCGGATGATATTTCTTACTGTATTGCGGATCTCGAAGATGCGGTCGAAAAAAACATTTTTAGCGTCGATCAGCTCTATCATTATCTGTATCGCGAATGGGGCGAGATTGAGAAAAACGACTTCTTCGATAAAGTGGTTCGTACCGCTTACGAGAAAATGGATAAAGCCAAAACCTTCCGTAATCCGGTCGATTACTTCTTTATGGAATTGCGTGTTCAGACTGTCAAACAACTTGTCCCGCACGCGGCACGCCGCTTCATTGATAATATAGAAGATATTTATCAGGGCACGTTTAATCATGCCCTGCTCGAAGATGACAGTCAGGCTAATCGTTTGTTAGAGATTTATAAAAGCGTGGCTTTCAAACAGGTTTTCAATCATCACGAAGTAGAAGAACTGGAATTGCAGGGCTACCGGGTGATCAGCGGATTACTGGATATTTACAGCCCGTTGCTGGACATGCCGCTTTCGGATTTTTCGCAGCTGGTTCAGGAAGATACACACAGGAAATATCCTATAGAAACCCGTCTTCTGCATAAGATCTCTGCCAAGCATCGTCTGGCTTACAACAATGCCGTGACGGCGCTGGAAGGATTACCGGTCGCAAACCATGCGGCGCAGGAGTTTTATTACCGGGCGAGAATGATTCAGGATTATATCAGCGGAATGACTGACCTTTATGCGTATGATGAATACAGAAGACTCATGGCGGCTGAGTAATTTGTTTTTAAAAAGACAAGTTGAACTCTCTTTAATTTTCTTTACGGAACTGTCTGAAAAAACGCCATTTGTAAATACTGACAATAATTTTTTACCATTGTCAGATCGACCCTGATGAACTTCACGCTATTAATACCATCTCAGTATCACGACTACCAAGCAAAGCGACTATTTTGGTTGCCACAATAATTTTAAGAGATCCTGAAAAATGAAAAAATCGAGTTTATTCCTCAGCGCATTAGCGTTAAGTATCGGTATGGCAATGGCCCCGGTTTCTTCTGCACTGGCTGCTGAAACAGCGTCTTCGTCCGCCAGCTCTACACAGCTGCCAAGTCTGGCGCCAATGCTGGAAAAAGTGATGCCATCCGTGGTGAGCGTGAACGTGGAAGGCAGTGCGTCGGTAAAAACACCGCGCATGGGCCAGCAGTTCCAGCAGTTCTTTGGTCAGAACTCGCCGCTGTGCCAGGACGGTTCTCCGTTCCAGGGTTCACCGGTTTGTCAGGGCGGCGGTCAGGGACCAGATGGTCAGCCAGCACCTGAGCAGAAAGAAGATTTCCGCGCGCTGGGTTCCGGCGTCATCATTGATGCCGATAAAGGTTATGTGGTTACCAACAATCATGTAGTTGATAACGCGACAAAAATCAGCGTTCAGCTGAACGATGGCCGTAAATTCGACGCGAAAGTGATCGGTAAAGATCCGCGTTCAGACATCGCGGTTATCCAGCTGCAAAACGCGAAAAACCTGACAGCCATTAAAATGGCCGATTCCGAGCAACTGCGCGTCGGTGATTACACCGTGGCTATCGGTAACCCGTATGGTCTGGGCGAAACCGTGACTTCCGGTATCGTTTCTGCACTGGGACGTTCCGGCCTGAATATTGAAAACTACGAAAACTTCATCCAGACGGATGCGGCGATCAACCGC
The Rahnella variigena genome window above contains:
- the clcA gene encoding H(+)/Cl(-) exchange transporter ClcA gives rise to the protein MNESETENVAGAHVRGPRKRSEALRLLLRRDKTPVTILIMAALVGTVAGLLGVAFEKTVNLVMALRLSSVGMFSDYWILLWPLTFVISAVMAMFGYYLVRKFAPEAGGSGIPEIEGALEELRPVRWWRVIPVKFFGGLGTLGAGMVLGREGPTVQMGANVGKMMFDIFRLRSAEARHSLLATGAAAGLSAAFNAPLAGILFILEEMRLQFRYSLISIKAVFIGVIMSSIVFRIFNGDGAVIEVGRLANAPLNTLWLYLVLGMVFGVVGVMFNALIFRTQDMFARVHGGNLRNILVIGGMLGGFCGLLGLVHQEVTGGGFALIPLAAAGKYSLMMLLVIFLVRVVTTLLCFASGAPGGIFAPMLALGTLLGTAFGTAALTWFPQYGIQPATFAIAGMGALFAASVRAPLTGIVLVLEMTDNYQLILPMIITCLGATLLAQFLGGKPLYSAILTRTLQRQERENAEKAQAEPDAEGTNKQDSAAKNAHT
- the erpA gene encoding iron-sulfur cluster insertion protein ErpA, whose protein sequence is MNDTAALPLQFTEAAARKVQNLISDEENPNLKLRVYITGGGCSGFQYGFTFDDKINDGDMTIEKAGVALVVDPMSLQYLVGGSVDYTEGLEGSRFVVTNPNAKTTCGCGSSFSI
- the btuF gene encoding vitamin B12 ABC transporter substrate-binding protein BtuF produces the protein MVRGFCLALCCLWLPLTATAAPAQRVVSLAPNLTELAYAAGLGGQLVGVSAYSDYPPQASKLEQVANWQGINVERILTLKPDLVLAWRGGNPQRPLDQLTSLGIKVLYLDPQNADQVAQALEQLASYSPSPATAQNAAETFRQQWQALKQKYHRQTPVPAFIQFGTQPLFTASAATMQSEVLDVCGAKNIFADSRVPWPQISREQVLTRQPQVIVISGGKSQKQVIEDYWHSLLKAQVIALDADWFSRAGPRILLAAQQLCPQLAALPER
- the mtnN gene encoding 5'-methylthioadenosine/S-adenosylhomocysteine nucleosidase, producing the protein MKVGIIGAMEQEVTLLRDKIINRQTIERAGCEIYTGQLHGVDVALLKSGIGKVSAAMGTTLLLEHCRPDVVINTGSAGGLAKTLKVGDIVVSDEVRYHDADVTAFGYEPGQMAGCPAAFTADPELITLAENCIRELNLNAVRGLVCSGDAFINGAAPLARIRATFPQVAAVEMEAAAVGHVCHLFDTPFVVVRAISDVADGESHLSFEEFLVVAAQQSTLMVDAMLKALAASEE
- the dgt gene encoding dGTPase — encoded protein: MSGIDFKAKFNFQRPFSAPIEARDVYDVVRQFESDRGRIINSAAIRRLQQKTQVFPLEKNAAVRSRLTHSLEVQQVGRHIAKEVLHRLRRQGKLEAYGLDDVTDPFESVVEMACLMHDIGNPPFGHFGESAINNWFAKRMDTDSCGETPQETDSCMVACLRLTSGDVELNQLRSKIRYDLSNFEGNAQAIRLVFTLLKLNLTYSQTACILKYTRPAYSMAKLPSHDYLMKKPGFYLAEEPFIKELRSELSLGEFNRFPLTYIMEAADDISYCIADLEDAVEKNIFSVDQLYHYLYREWGEIEKNDFFDKVVRTAYEKMDKAKTFRNPVDYFFMELRVQTVKQLVPHAARRFIDNIEDIYQGTFNHALLEDDSQANRLLEIYKSVAFKQVFNHHEVEELELQGYRVISGLLDIYSPLLDMPLSDFSQLVQEDTHRKYPIETRLLHKISAKHRLAYNNAVTALEGLPVANHAAQEFYYRARMIQDYISGMTDLYAYDEYRRLMAAE